From Mercenaria mercenaria strain notata chromosome 17, MADL_Memer_1, whole genome shotgun sequence, the proteins below share one genomic window:
- the LOC128550366 gene encoding uncharacterized protein LOC128550366, producing MMLLDFFIFMLLLRGNVGENSESRRLVYHSGEDIAAEVQKLRQEIQDLRAEVTTLKQEKGSTYVRWGRTTCSGNETEKVYSGFTSGSPHDTVGGASYVCLPQHPTWAKYVDGIQDVGGYISGTEYQIYTATYSPFPQNMQDQDAPCVVCRTKRPTTLMIPGKTDCYPGWTMEYIGYLMTEHSTHKDTSNYACVDANPEAVYHGEANMNGKLFYFTEVKCGSLPCQEYPDGRELACVVCSK from the exons ATGATGTTACttgatttctttatatttatgttaCTGTTGCGTGGTAATGTGGGAGAAAACAGCGAATCCCGACGCCTTGTTTACCACAGTGGTGAGGACATTGCCGCCGAGGTTCAGAAGTTACGCCAGGAAATACAAGACCTGAGGGCTGAAGTGACAACATTAAAACAAG AAAAAGGTTCAACTTATGTCAGATGGGGTAGAACGACATGCAGTGGAAACGAAACAGAAAAAGTGTACTCAG GATTTACTTCAGGATCACCGCATGACACGGTAGGTGGTGCGAGTTACGTCTGTCTGCCTCAACATCCTACATGGGCAAAATACGTTGATGGTATACAAGACGTAGGTGGATATATTTCCGGGACAGAATATCAGATATATACAGCCACGTATAGCCCATTTCCTCAAAATATGCAAGACCAAGATGCACCATGTGTTGTTTGTCGTACCAAGCGGCCAACCACACTTATGATTCCAGGAAAGACAGACTGCTACCCCGGCTGGACAATGGAATACATCGGGTATCTAATGACTGAACATAGCACTCATAAAGATACCAGTAATTATGCATGTGTAGATGCGAATCCAGAGGCTGTGTATCACGGAGAAGCGAACATGAACGGAAAACTGTTCTACTTCACAGAAGTAAAGTGTGGATCTCTACCATGTCAGGAGTATCCGGACGGACGTGAACTGGCGTGTGTTGTTTGCTCAAAATGA